In the Pseudoliparis swirei isolate HS2019 ecotype Mariana Trench chromosome 21, NWPU_hadal_v1, whole genome shotgun sequence genome, one interval contains:
- the LOC130212146 gene encoding homeobox protein HMX1-like: protein MQVAAAEQWCSERPERRRCLWILGGADEMPGNMSKEDAPSRSASLTFTIDNILNLKQRGTGDRDGSKRERDGGFKGNGQARHDEAWDVRRRHGSGSDQTAQRKPRVQRADCGENTSPLTSGCCPGAQSAHTAEEEEEEEEDASEQPPTADSQATVKKKTRTIFSKRQIFQLEATFDMKRYLSSSERACLASSLQLTETQVKIWFQNRRNKLKRQLSTDMEGPAEHLSEAGKNVQLPTFYKDSSLLGGCLLPMPFPVVYPTAAAAPYIYFSNTGKYFGLFDAD, encoded by the exons TCGCAGCCGCGGAGCAATGGTGCTCGGAGCGTCCGGAAAGACGTCGGTGTTTGTGGATTCTCGGAGGAGCAGATGAAATGCCGGGGAACATGAGCAAAGAGGATGCCCCGAGTCGGAGCGCTTCTCTCACGTTCACCATCGACAACATCCTGAACCTGAAGCAGCGGGGCACCGGGGACCGGGACGGGTCCAAGCGGGAGAGGGACGGTGGATTTAAGGGTAATGGACAAGCGCGGCACGACGAGGCGTGGGACGTCCGGAGGAGGCACGGCAGCGGATCAGACCAGACAG CGCAGAGGAAGCCCAGAGTCCAACGCGCGGACTGCGGGGAAAACACCTCGCCGCTGACCTCCGGCTGCTGTCCCGGGGCGCAAAGTGCGCacacggcggaggaggaggaggaggaggaggaggacgcgtCCGAGCAGCCGCCCACAGCGGACTCTCAGGCCACGGTCAAGAAGAAAACTCGCACCATCTTCTCAAAGAGACAGATATTTCAGCTGGAGGCGACTTTCGACATGAAGCGGTACCTGAGCAGCTCGGAGAGAGCGTGCCTCGCCAGCTCTCTGCAGCTCACCGAGACGCAGGTCAAAATATGGTTTCAGAACCGCCGCAACAAGCTGAAGAGACAGTTATCCACGGACATGGAGGGGCCCGCCGAGCACCTCTCAGAGGCGGGGAAAAACGTGCAATTACCGACTTTTTACAAAGACAGCAGCCTGCTGGGCGGATGCTTGTTACCCATGCCTTTCCCCGTCGTGTACCCGACTGCAGCCGCCGCGCCTTACATCTACTTCTCCAACACTGGCAAATATTTTGGCCTGTTTGATGCAGATTGA